The genomic stretch GGGGCCGGCGTTGAAGTGGTGCCAATCCAGAATTCCCGATCGCCGCCGACGGGCATGACCTTCAGGACCATTCCCAGTGTGATGGAGGGCACATAGAGGTATCCGCGAGTTGGATCATAAGCGCCACCGGACCAGGAAGCGGCGACGCCGGGCAGCGCCAGCCGGCCGCGGGCGGTCGGGGGCGAGTACATTGGCCCGCTGTCGAGCGAATCAAGAATCTCCTTGGCCTCCGCAAGCAGTTCCGGCGTCAGATCGTTGAGGTTCGCTTCGGTTGCGCCCTGACGGTCGAACGGCGCAGGCTTGGACGGAATCGGCTGCGTAGCTGCGGCGCGCTCGCCGGGCACGTCCGAAGGCGGAACCGGAGTGTCCTTGACGGGCCACACAGGTTCACCGGTAATCCGATCGAACGCGAACAGCACCGCCTGTTTGGTGGGCTGTGCCGCCAGCTTCCGGCCGTCCGGCGTGTCGAGCAGTATCGGGGCCGAAGGTAGGTCGTAGTCCCAAAGGCCGTGCCGCGTTATCTGAAAATGCCAGCGGCGCTCGCCGGTATTCATGTCCACGGCCACCACCGATTCGCCGAACAGGTTGTCGCCGGGTCGGTTACCGCCCCACGAGTCATTCACCGGCGTGCCGAACGGCAGGTACGCAAGGCCCGCTTCCTCGTCGCAACTCATGTAGGTCCAGACATTGGCGGCCCCATTGCGATTATTGGAACCGTCCTCCCAGGTGTCGGCGCCGTATTCCCCGTCTTTGGGAATGCTGTGGAAATGCCACATCAATTCGCCGGTGCGGGCGTTGAAGGCGCGCACGTCGCCGGGAGGCGTATCCGGGCGCGGCGGGAACTCAAGGATGGAAGAGCCGACTACGATGGCTTCGCCACAGACCAGCGGAGGGGAGGAAACGCCGTACAAGTCGTTTGATACTTCCATCCCCAACCCTTCGAGCAGATTGACCTCTCCGTCCTTTCCCCAGCCTGCGATACGCCGGCCGTCTTCGGCGTTCAGCGCTATCAGGCGGCTGTCTCCGGTTGCGAGAAAGATCCGCCGCGTGGAGCCGCTGGTCCAGAGCGCCAGGCCGCGATTGATGAAGCCGAAATTCGGCGGCGTGCCGGCCCGGTAGCTCTTGGGGTCGTAAACCCAGAGCGGTTTGCCGGTGGCGGCGTCCAGCGCGTAGGCCTGGCTGAAGGAGGTGCTGTTGTAGAGCACGTCATCGGCCATGATGGGCGTGGATTCGTGCTTGCCGGCCCAGAGTTCGTCGCTGCCCGCGCCGGGGATGCGTTCGTCGGGTGAATTGAAGAGCCAGGCAAAGACCAGCGAGGAGAAGTTGTCGCGGGTGAGCGCGGGCAGGGGAGCGTAGCGTTGGGTGCCCTGGTCGCCGGCGTAGTGGGGCCAGTCGGAGGAAGGTTCGGATTTTGTGGCGGGGACTTCCTGAGCGGTGGCGAGGACCGCGGCAATGAGGAGGGCCGAAGCGGCGAGGG from Gammaproteobacteria bacterium encodes the following:
- a CDS encoding PQQ-binding-like beta-propeller repeat protein → MTANPAAATLAASALLIAAVLATAQEVPATKSEPSSDWPHYAGDQGTQRYAPLPALTRDNFSSLVFAWLFNSPDERIPGAGSDELWAGKHESTPIMADDVLYNSTSFSQAYALDAATGKPLWVYDPKSYRAGTPPNFGFINRGLALWTSGSTRRIFLATGDSRLIALNAEDGRRIAGWGKDGEVNLLEGLGMEVSNDLYGVSSPPLVCGEAIVVGSSILEFPPRPDTPPGDVRAFNARTGELMWHFHSIPKDGEYGADTWEDGSNNRNGAANVWTYMSCDEEAGLAYLPFGTPVNDSWGGNRPGDNLFGESVVAVDMNTGERRWHFQITRHGLWDYDLPSAPILLDTPDGRKLAAQPTKQAVLFAFDRITGEPVWPVKDTPVPPSDVPGERAAATQPIPSKPAPFDRQGATEANLNDLTPELLAEAKEILDSLDSGPMYSPPTARGRLALPGVAASWSGGAYDPTRGYLYVPSITLGMVLKVMPVGGDREFWIGTTSTPAPVLSNGMPIFKPPYGRITAIDMQTGEHAWMTPVGRRYEQLPQFKGRDMPPMGIPSRTFIAATSELLLAVQEGINTVVGTSPQYNAARYQASPYMPSLKAFDLDTGELIGEVPLAGNATGALMAYELDGKPYIVIPIGGAGLPAQLVALTLP